In Streptomyces sp. NBC_00704, a genomic segment contains:
- a CDS encoding MSMEG_6728 family protein, producing the protein MQTFLPYPDFRASALVLDRRRLGKQRVEALQVLRGLVRPGYGWRRHPAVRMWAGYEEALVRYGLEICRAWCDLGHQDTCAATLVADFTASRPLPPTATPGTPARDQERLAAAGELPPWLGEDAFHRSHRSALVRKDPDVYTPLFPDVPDDLPYVWPASDRADAHDDPAGPPEIPRRPR; encoded by the coding sequence ATGCAGACCTTCCTGCCCTATCCCGATTTCAGGGCCTCGGCGCTCGTCCTGGACCGGCGCCGGCTGGGCAAGCAGCGGGTCGAGGCGCTCCAGGTCCTGCGCGGTCTCGTCCGGCCCGGCTACGGGTGGCGCAGGCATCCGGCCGTGCGCATGTGGGCCGGCTACGAGGAGGCGCTGGTGCGGTACGGGCTGGAGATCTGCCGGGCATGGTGCGACCTGGGTCACCAGGACACCTGCGCGGCCACGCTGGTCGCGGACTTCACGGCGTCCCGTCCCCTTCCGCCGACCGCGACCCCGGGAACCCCGGCCCGCGACCAGGAGCGGCTCGCGGCCGCCGGGGAACTCCCGCCGTGGCTCGGCGAGGACGCCTTCCACCGCAGCCACCGCTCGGCGCTGGTGCGCAAGGACCCGGACGTCTACACCCCGCTCTTCCCGGACGTACCCGACGACCTCCCCTACGTCTGGCCCGCCTCGGACCGCGCCGACGCCCACGACGACCCCGCCGGCCCGCCCGAAATCCCCCGCCGGCCCCGCTGA
- a CDS encoding phosphatase PAP2 family protein, which produces MPPRTSARIKSSSAPPDGRRPRVTVTAAAGVVVLGFLVTLELVARRLGLPGPLTAQVREVVFPPKSGGLLYASMALMLVVLPWRQRFVALGAALGIDLVFFAVRWAAGIQVTEGHPFGNGALLVTLGCAVVAVTRRTGRERVLLLNGVGLALLLMAGRKTGDTWLLITSKTRPMVLDQYVATADHALGSPSWLMGRIVTATGSVGFNFLDFVYGQLPVAAVVVALYQLRNVAAERRFPKHYLVRTFLAIGVVGPAFYMIFPVVGPLFAYGNGTEHWVDVSLWTQSHPSVQWAVADLWPKTLSPVGAPHPMPFDGVTPRNCMPSLHTAWAVAIFIHSRKGPGVLRYAGAFWLVATLAATLGFGYHYGADLIAGVVFTLTIEGALRAYDRGWDRSGVLLVTHGAAVFTALLVSYRFLPLQMARHPWFYGPLLVLAMVSVVYAYVRTTAAWEPTATVPRQRKPLPEPA; this is translated from the coding sequence ATGCCACCGCGGACGTCCGCGCGAATAAAGAGCAGCAGTGCGCCCCCCGACGGGCGTCGGCCACGGGTGACCGTGACGGCCGCGGCGGGCGTCGTGGTCCTCGGATTCCTCGTCACGCTCGAACTCGTCGCACGCCGTCTGGGACTGCCGGGCCCGCTCACCGCACAGGTGCGGGAAGTGGTGTTCCCGCCCAAGTCGGGCGGCCTGCTGTACGCGAGCATGGCGCTGATGCTGGTGGTCCTGCCCTGGCGGCAGCGGTTCGTCGCGCTCGGCGCGGCCCTCGGCATCGACCTCGTCTTCTTCGCCGTCCGGTGGGCGGCCGGCATACAGGTGACCGAGGGCCACCCCTTCGGCAACGGGGCCCTGCTGGTGACGCTCGGCTGCGCGGTGGTCGCCGTCACCCGTCGTACCGGGCGCGAGCGCGTCCTGCTGCTGAACGGCGTCGGACTGGCCCTGCTGCTGATGGCCGGCCGCAAGACCGGGGACACCTGGCTGCTCATCACCTCGAAGACCCGGCCGATGGTGCTCGACCAGTACGTGGCGACCGCCGACCACGCCCTGGGCAGCCCGTCCTGGCTGATGGGCCGGATCGTCACGGCCACCGGCTCGGTCGGCTTCAACTTCCTCGACTTCGTCTACGGCCAGCTGCCGGTCGCCGCGGTCGTCGTCGCGCTCTACCAGCTGCGCAACGTGGCGGCCGAACGCCGCTTCCCGAAGCACTATCTGGTGCGCACCTTCCTGGCGATCGGCGTGGTCGGACCGGCCTTCTACATGATCTTCCCGGTGGTGGGGCCGCTCTTCGCGTACGGCAACGGCACCGAGCACTGGGTGGACGTCAGCCTGTGGACGCAGTCGCACCCCAGCGTGCAGTGGGCGGTGGCCGACCTGTGGCCGAAGACGCTCTCGCCGGTCGGCGCCCCGCATCCCATGCCCTTCGACGGCGTCACCCCCCGCAACTGCATGCCGAGCCTGCACACGGCATGGGCCGTCGCGATCTTCATCCACTCCCGCAAGGGACCGGGGGTGCTGCGGTACGCGGGGGCGTTCTGGCTGGTCGCGACCCTCGCGGCGACCCTCGGCTTCGGCTACCACTACGGCGCCGACCTGATCGCCGGCGTCGTCTTCACGCTCACGATCGAGGGCGCCCTGCGCGCGTACGACCGCGGCTGGGACCGCTCGGGCGTCCTGCTCGTCACGCACGGCGCGGCCGTCTTCACCGCGCTCCTGGTGTCGTACCGCTTCCTGCCCCTCCAGATGGCCCGGCACCCGTGGTTCTACGGCCCCCTCCTGGTCCTGGCCATGGTCTCCGTCGTCTACGCCTACGTACGGACCACGGCGGCCTGGGAGCCGACCGCCACCGTGCCCCGCCAACGCAAGCCGCTGCCCGAACCGGCCTGA
- a CDS encoding helix-turn-helix domain-containing protein yields the protein MAAGEEIADFAALMRELKQRSGLSYEALAKRAHMSTSTLHRYCKGTGVPGDNAAVARFARVCRATPEEVGELHRRWVLADAARERARRAAANTRPDTTPNPHPAPPADPPPAPPTPNGPTAASGPTAVSGSTTPSGPTAANGPVDPPAHTPTPTPAPTPEPSPQSATPTTPLPVPLPARPTPGLLRHVRRRWALIAAGAALALAVATALTLDLRGGETGDRAGDAGRPATVASTVPETSPPAPSSSPSLSASSSSLSPSPGTADATPSGRAPHGDVAAPLTVSTRTYAWDDPQCEARYLIDRPPGQVSPPVMGQDVPGWVKSQGAVAADGQRVALTVQGTGDDTVVIESLHVRVVDSGAPPAWNAYEGSSGCGGGVETRSFATDLDDAHPAIVPRAGQRGVPYKVSRTDPEVLYITAHVSAHDVRWYVELQWSSGGRQGTVRIDDHGKPFRTSGSRGRPLHEYLLGGTEWLRVEGQGEGDTA from the coding sequence GTGGCGGCGGGCGAAGAGATCGCTGATTTCGCGGCGCTGATGCGCGAGTTGAAACAGCGGTCGGGGCTGAGTTACGAGGCCCTGGCGAAACGCGCGCACATGAGCACCTCGACGCTGCACCGGTACTGCAAGGGGACCGGAGTGCCGGGCGACAACGCGGCCGTGGCCCGCTTCGCCCGCGTGTGCCGGGCGACTCCCGAAGAGGTGGGCGAACTGCACCGGCGCTGGGTCCTCGCCGACGCGGCACGCGAACGCGCCCGTCGCGCCGCCGCGAACACCCGCCCGGACACCACCCCGAACCCCCACCCGGCGCCCCCAGCAGACCCCCCGCCGGCCCCGCCCACCCCGAACGGCCCGACGGCGGCGAGCGGGCCGACGGCGGTGAGCGGCTCCACTACGCCGAGCGGGCCGACGGCGGCGAACGGCCCCGTCGACCCGCCTGCGCACACGCCCACGCCCACGCCCGCTCCCACACCCGAGCCGTCCCCGCAGTCGGCCACCCCCACCACTCCTCTCCCGGTCCCTCTCCCCGCCCGCCCCACGCCGGGGCTGCTCCGGCACGTCCGCCGACGATGGGCGCTGATCGCGGCGGGCGCCGCCCTCGCGCTGGCCGTGGCCACCGCGCTCACCCTCGACCTGCGGGGCGGGGAGACGGGAGACCGCGCGGGCGACGCCGGACGCCCCGCGACCGTGGCCTCCACCGTCCCGGAAACCTCCCCGCCCGCCCCCTCGTCCTCGCCCTCCCTGTCGGCCTCGTCGTCGAGCCTCTCCCCGTCCCCCGGAACGGCCGACGCCACGCCGTCGGGCCGCGCCCCGCACGGCGACGTCGCGGCTCCGCTGACGGTGAGCACCCGGACCTACGCCTGGGACGACCCGCAGTGCGAGGCGAGGTACCTGATCGACCGGCCGCCCGGCCAGGTCTCGCCGCCGGTGATGGGCCAGGACGTTCCCGGCTGGGTGAAGTCGCAGGGCGCCGTCGCCGCCGACGGGCAGCGGGTCGCCCTGACCGTTCAGGGCACCGGCGACGACACCGTCGTCATCGAGTCCCTGCACGTCCGCGTGGTCGACTCGGGCGCGCCCCCGGCGTGGAACGCGTACGAGGGCTCCTCGGGCTGCGGCGGAGGCGTGGAGACGAGGTCGTTCGCCACGGACCTCGACGACGCCCACCCCGCCATCGTGCCGCGGGCCGGCCAGCGAGGCGTCCCCTACAAGGTCAGCCGGACCGATCCCGAGGTGCTGTACATCACCGCCCACGTCAGCGCCCACGACGTGCGGTGGTACGTGGAGCTTCAGTGGTCGAGCGGCGGCCGTCAGGGCACCGTCCGCATCGACGACCACGGAAAGCCCTTCCGCACCAGCGGCAGCCGGGGCCGCCCCCTCCACGAGTACCTGCTCGGCGGCACCGAGTGGCTGCGGGTGGAGGGCCAGGGCGAGGGCGACACCGCCTGA
- a CDS encoding DUF4232 domain-containing protein: MRNATRRPVSRTSASSMVVAAAALALVGVQAAGQTAAAATNKAASAVTCTTANTRLTVTEVARPLNHLLLKATNTGTKPCYAFSAPDLRAGADAQAVMAWADETTPQAVVTLAPGESAYAGVLTYSPDGEGGATEKTLGVFFTDRNGRATGAEKTLNLPNGGVFFNSAATVTYWQDNAADALSW; encoded by the coding sequence ATGCGTAACGCCACTCGTCGCCCCGTCTCCCGCACGTCCGCCTCCTCCATGGTCGTCGCCGCCGCCGCTCTGGCGCTGGTCGGCGTCCAGGCCGCCGGGCAGACCGCCGCCGCCGCGACGAACAAGGCCGCCTCGGCGGTCACCTGCACCACGGCCAACACCCGCCTGACCGTCACCGAGGTGGCCCGCCCGCTCAACCACCTGCTGCTCAAGGCCACCAACACGGGCACGAAGCCCTGCTACGCCTTCAGCGCCCCGGACCTGAGGGCCGGCGCCGACGCGCAGGCCGTGATGGCGTGGGCCGACGAGACCACGCCGCAGGCCGTGGTGACGCTCGCGCCCGGCGAGTCCGCCTACGCGGGCGTCCTGACGTACTCCCCCGACGGCGAGGGCGGCGCGACGGAGAAGACCCTGGGCGTCTTCTTCACCGACCGGAACGGCCGCGCGACCGGCGCGGAGAAGACGCTCAACCTGCCGAACGGCGGCGTCTTCTTCAACAGCGCGGCGACCGTCACCTACTGGCAGGACAACGCGGCCGACGCCCTCTCCTGGTAG